The genomic region TAGCGCCCTACCTTTATACCCCATATCTTCTAACTTTAAGCTTGTTCCGGTTTTGTCTAGTAAACGAATCACCACTTGCTCACCCCACACCACTGGTGAGATAGCAATACGCAAGTCAATCTCCCTGCCAGTTACGCTCACCGTAAATTGTCCATCTTGTGGCAGGCGATGTTCATCAATCTTTAAGCTTGAAAGTATCTTAACTCTAGACACCAACGGTGGCTCGGTAGCTTTTGGTAACTTCATAACCTCGCGCAGTACGCCATCAATACGGCACCTAATCTGTAATTCCCTTTCTAATGGCTCGATATGAATATCACTGGCACCATTGTTGGCGGCGTATTCTAGAATTGCAGAAAGAATTTTACTAATTGGCGAATCTTGAGATATGGTTTTAATTGCTGAGTTCTGCATTAACCCGGGCGCAACATCTTCATCACCTTTAAAATCCTTAAGGTCACTTGACAAATCAATACCCCCACCTGGCGCCTGACCAGATGGATATGCACTAGTAATTTCTGCATTTGTAGCATTTTTGTATTGCTTTAGAACATTATGAATTCCTGTCTCACTTGCAGCAAAAACCTTAACTGGCCTACCAATCTTATTAGACAAATAATCTATGGCCTGAACATTATCAGGATCAAGCATTCCAACCACCAACCGATGTTGCATTTCACCTAACGGTACCGCCATATAACGTTCTGCAATTTCTTTTGGCAAAAGCCCCAAGACTTTTGAGCTGATTATTGCCTCAGATAAATTAACATAAGGAATATTACCGACATGAGCAATGGTTTTCGTTAGTACCTCGTCAGGAATACCCCCTTCACTTACCAGTAAACTAAAAAAAGGTGTGTTGTCTTTTTTGGCCTTTTCTTTAAGTTGATTAATTTTAGATTGCAAGATTAAATTCTGCTCAACAAGAGCATTTTCAACTTTTTCTTGAGTTTCTACCGATAAGACACTCATCTCTTATGTGCCCTCATTTCAGCCATTAAAAAGGCTTCTGGTTATTTTGGTCGCCTATTTGGATTAATTGCGTTGAATCGATAGAGTCCTTATTAAAGTATCTTTGATCAACTTGAGGGAAATCAGCACTAATTGGCTCCACAACTTCAACCTGTGTTTTACGATCTGCCGGTTTGCCAAAAATCATCCCAGAAACAATAAATGAAAATATTCCAGCAATAATCATGATCACAACAATTAGAATTATGTCTTTTTGTTTCATTATTTAACTACCTCTTTGGTTATTGTTAGACCCTTAGCTCCCTGATAATACGAAACAGCATCTAGGCTTAACTGCATCTGGGCTCCATCACCGCCTGTAATTGTAAGTTTCTTTATTTTTATTGGTCTAATGGATTGTTCTGTCGATTTTAATAGCTCTTTAGCTCGCGCAAAGTCACCAGCATCTGTAGTAAGCTGAAACGGAATCTCAACTGGCTTTGATTCTTTTGATTGACTTTGGGCAACCTCATCATCTGTACCAGAAATTGATTTTGGTGTAAATCCTTTTATTGAGAGCAACTTTTTTGTACTGGTAATAAATGCTGGGAAGTCATATTTGCTAGGCAGAGCATCCAAAACTATCTTTGAATTATTGCCATCTTTATCACCAGCTCCATTTGGATTACCACCGATCACATTATCTGGAGTGCCTGTGAACGCCGTATAAGACACCTTTAGCTGATCGACAGATTTTTTGTTCTCGTTGAGTTGGTCTACTGCCTTTTCTTTCTTGGCTATAACCTTAGACTGGTAAGATTTTTGAGACCATAGTGCCTTGCTTGCGACTAACGAAAATACTATTAAGAAAGCACCTACTCCAGCTACTGCAACCATAGTAGTATTTGCTTTTGATATTAACTCTCGTTTTCCTTTTTTGGGTGATTCCATATACTTCCTTTACTACTCCGGTTTCGTCTCTTGCTTCTTTTCAAATAAATCAGTTGGTGCCTCTGTTACAGAGCGCGTCGAAATAATACTTGGTACTGATAGTTGAATATTTTTTGTATTGTCAAAAATGGCCGTATCAAACTTAAACTGCAATCCATAAGCTGTGCGTCCTCCATTTGCTGGCTGAACACCGAAATTTGACAAAACAACTTCTGAAAAAGCTTTCTTTGACTCGGAACCATTAACCTCTTTATACTCTGTAAACTTTAAGATATCGGCATACCTGTTAACAGTTTCAATATTGGTTGCTGTTCCGTTAATAGTCATTGTTCCAGCGTCATAATCTACGGTCACATCGGTAATTTTTGCGTCTGCTGGGGTTAGCTGAACGAGGTAATCTGTCAATCTACTTGTAGCTGGTTTTGTCTCGTGCAATCCCGGTAAAGCCTTTAGCTGGTTTTGAACTGTCAAAACCTTATCTAGATCTGGCACCGCTTTGAGCTCATCTGTTTTTGTCTCAATATTTTTATCCAGGTTTGCTAAATGTTGCTTCTGGAAAACATTAACTATCAAAAATAGCAAGATAAAAATAAAAACTGCTAAAGCTGTTACTGATATTACGCCTAAAAGCACTGTGCGTTTTGTTTTTTGTGTCTTTAGATATTCTAGTTTTACATCTGGCAATAAATTAAACTGAACCATCTTATTCTTGCCTCTCTGCTAATCCCGCTGCGACTGCAAAATAAGGCGATAACGCCATTAAATCAGACTCGCTTGCTGTACCAACGCTAACATTTCTCCAGGCATTACCAATCTCTACATTCAAACCAGTTTTGTTAGCAACATAAGCCGGCATGCCTGGGATTATCGCTCCAGCACCTGCTATTACTATCTTCTCGACACCTACTTGATATCTATTAGTGAAAAACTTAATCGATTTGTCAATTTCTGCCATTAAGATATCGACAGTTGTGATAACAGCGTTGAATACTTGGCCTTCAAGTCGGTCTTTGCTGAGTCCAAATTTTGAAACAAACTGCTTGGCCTGTTGCTCGTCAATATTTAAATTCTGAACCGCAGCCTTAATAATTGAATTAGATCCAGTAGGTATCGAACGAGTGAGCCTTGGCGCGCCGTTGGCCACCACAACAATGTCGCTACTATTTTCACCTACATCAACTATCATTTGTGGATTCACAGCATCAGGTGGCAAAAGTGCTCGCCCCAAAGCTAAATTATCTGGTTCAAGGGCAATCACGTTCAACCCAATAGACTCTAACAAATCAAGGCGTCCTTCGATATATTCATTAGGAACACTAGTTAAAAGCACCTCGACTTTCGATTGGTCTTTTGGTGAGTCACCTATTAGAGCCCAGTCAATTTTTGATTCTGCCACTGGTGTTGGGATAATAGAATCTGCTTGAAGCTTAATTGACTTGCCAAGTTCAGACGGAGAAAGCCGATCCACATCCACTAATGTTGTGAACACGCGTTGAGACTGAATACCAACCACAACATTCTTGCTTACAACCTTAGCTTGTAATAGTAGATCTTTAATAATCTCGCCAACCTTTTGTTGATCTGGTTTTGCGTCGCTCATGGCAAGCTTTGCGTCTATTGGAACATAGCCAAATCGAACAAGCTGTTTGACTGGCCCGCCCCCTCTTAGTTCAACTAATCTGACTGCTGAGGTGCCGATGTCCAGTCCGAAAAAATCAGAGACGCCGGTTAGTAAACTCATTGCTGATAATTATAGCATAAGCACTATATTTTAAAGCAAGTTTTTTATAGCACTGGTGGCAAACCAACAATAGTGTCGTATTTTTTAGTGTTAGCTGTAGGAGTTTGTGGTTGGTTTATGTTGAACTTTAGGCCAAGATAGAATTCTGTTGGGAAATTGAAGACTTCGGCGATGTTAGAATTGTTACTTGTTTCATTTGGACTAGCGTTTGCTACATCACCGTTCAAGCGATTAAGCTTAACTTTTTTGGCGACAAAGGCGCCGTTAACTGTTAGCTTATTCACGCAACTCATTGATAGATCAGAGCAAGTATTTATTTCGCCACCAGTACCATCACTACCAAGAGCTACATATAATCCATCAACCCGTGATACATTTGATGCTATTTTGATATTACCCTTTACGATAATGATAATAGGATTGATGTCTTCTATACTAGACCATGAAGCAGTATTATCTTTTATGTCGCCTGATATTGTTAGATCACCATTAACGTAGAGCCTGTGATTAGCAGGTATTGCAGTAGGAGTGAGTATAGTTACGTCACCAGGAGGTTGAGGAAATCCACCATCATTATTCACAAAGCTTTCATAATCAGGAACACAACCAAGATATGCATTCTGATCATTACCAATTGGTGTCGATGGATCATTGCCTGAGTTCAAGAAGCTTAGTCCATTTTGTGGCTTTGGTACTTCATTTCCATCATTATTACCACTATGCATGCTAGCACTCATAAAGCCATCTATAACTCCTGTGGCACTAACAGCAAATTGCGATCCGGCACCAACCCAATTGGAACCATCCTGTCTATTAAATGCTTTTACAGAAGCAGTATTCTTTGAACAATCGGTACTAGTCGGCGTTTTAAACTTACGACCAACCACTACATCATGGCCATAAACCCGGAAGTAAGGGCTTGTTGATTGCACTTGGGATTCACAACTAGCAGAATTATCTGTAGTACTGTCGTCACCAGGAGATACGCTAACTGACATAGTATATTTTTGGCCAGGTTGTAAAGTAATGGGATCTGATGAATAGGTTACCTTAATGCCTGCCCCAAAATTGGAATTTCCAATAGTGCCTGGAACATTTGTAGCAACCGATCTTCCGTCACTAGTAGTGATACTACTCATAACTTTCTGATCCGCGATAGTACCGCTCTTGGTAAAAGTAAACACTGCTGTGTTTAGGTTCGTACAGTCAACAGAGACAGAAATATCCCCACCCACCGGAGGAGGTGAGCAATTCCAAGAAGCGCTACCCTGTCCGATAGTCGATATACCTAACGGATTGCCGGGTGTTCCGGTTGCATTTGCTGCAATCACAATCCAGTCGTAACTACTACCATCCTTGAATTGGTCAGGAATTGGGACTGAAAATCCACGATCACCACCAACACCAAATGCTGCAAGCGCCCCTGTATCGAATGGTGGATTCGGTATTGGCTGATTGCCAGTAGTCCTAGTGCTATAGTTTGAGGAAGACCAAGTTTCGCTAGGTTTCTTTATAACGATTGCAATGCCAAGTTGTGCGAATAAGTTGTCTGCGTCCAGTGCCCAACCCTGAAACCCTCCATCACAACTCACTACAGCACTCCCAGTTGGATCATGTCTAGCTGGGTTTATACCCGTACAAAACCAAGCAACGTTACCATTAGATCCACCAAAAATATAACCTGATGTATCGACACCCTCGCTCGGTAATCTGTCAAACGCGGTTCTTGCCCAGCTTGATGGAACTACTGTGGCTCTTCCAAAATCAACAGAAGTTCCTGCTGGGTAAAGCCCAGTGCTATAATCTTGAACATAATTATATCCCCTTATACTTCCTGCTCCATTTGCTATACCAAAAATCATAACATTACCGGCATTTGCTCCTCGACAAACACCTTGCACACCCCCCCAGGTAGACCCACTCCTAAAACCCCCGCTTGGTCCTGGACCATTAATATCATAGACCATCCAGCCATGGCCATTCCGAGTACTATAACCTCCACCTCCAGATGGGCCACCAGAGGCATTACCACCCCCACCAATTCCACCTCCAGCAAAAACTTTACTAGATGTCAGCAAACTTATACTTAGTATAGATATTGCAATAATAAGACTTGTAGTAATTACTTGCTTACGAGAATTAACCATTTTAACTATTGTGAGCTCAATATTCATTGTTGGTTGTTTCCCTTATTGCTCTTGTCTGTCATAAAATAATCCCCTTTTTCTGGCATAAATGTACCGGATGGTATTGAAGAAGGGTCTGATTGTAATTGATTGAGCGCCTTATCTACTGTATCTTGATCTATCTCCTGCTTTTCCATAGGTATTACTGTGTTTGTTTGCAACTTATCTTTGCTAGCCTTATAAATTAAGACCCCTAAAATAGCGACGAACGCGCACAAGATCAAAAGATACAAAATTTTTTGCTTAGTAGTGCTCTTTTTGATTGCATTTAACAGACGTGCAAATATATTTTCTTTTTTGCGATTAAATCTGCTACTGCTTGTAGACTGCTGATCAGACACCATGATTAATTAGTATTGTACTACACTGCTTGTGTTTATCAAACATATTTTATTACTACTATTTTCTGTGTTAGTAAGTATTATTATCTCTGTTATAATATGAGTAATGAGTTTATCCATTGGTATTGTTGGTTTGCCGAATGTCGGCAAAAGCACTCTTTTTAATGCCTTGACAAACAGTAATATCTTGGCAGCAAACTACCCTTTTGCCACTATTGAACCAAATACTGGAATTGTACCCATCCCAGATGAAAGACTTAATAAACTGGCTGAGATATACCGATCATCAAATATCGTTCCAGCAACCGTAACATTTGTCGATATAGCTGGTCTTGTGGCTGGAGCAAGCAATGGCGAAGGACTGGGTAATCAATTTTTAGCAAATATTCGTAGTTGTAACGCCATTTGTCACGTTGTTCGCGCTTTTGAAGACAAGGACATACAACATGTTGACGGCACTCACTCACCAAAAAAGGATATCGATATTATCAACACCGAGTTAGTGCTTGCAGATCTTCAGACAGTAGAAAAAAGATTACCAAAACTTACCAAAGAAGCTAAGGCTAATCCAAAACTAAAAAACCTGACAGATTGCTTAGAGAAAATTAAACAGTGCCTTAACGATAATCATCCAATAAATAGTCGGTTTAGTGATGAGCAGTTAAAGGAATTCGAAGATCTGCATTTATTAACAGCAAAGCCAGTTATTTATGTTTACAATGTTGATGAAGAAACCCTAGCCAATAAAGCAAAGTTAGCCGAGCTTAAAAATTTAGTTCCTCATGCAAAGGTAATATTTGTCTGCGCTAAGCTAGAAGAAGAAGTTAAAAGCCTAGATCCCATAGATAAACAAGAGTTACTAGCAAGCTATGATATTACGTCTTCTGGCCTAGAACAACTTATTCATATAGCCTACGATACTTTAGGTCTGCAAAGTTATCTGACCGCTGGAGAAAAAGAAGTTCGTGCGTGGACAATCAAAAAAGGTTCAACCGCACCACAAGCGGCAGGTGTTATCCACGGAGATTTTGAACGTGGATTTATAGTCGCGCAAATTATCAATTTTCACGATCTTGTTAAGTATGGCAGTGAGCAGAACGCAAAGTCCACTGGAAAGGTTCGCACAGAGGGAAAAACCTATATAATGCAACCAGACGACGTAGTTGAGTTTAGATTTAATGTGTAGTAGTCGGCTTAGGTGTGAATCCGCTATGTTTATACTTGGCAATCAAAGACGGTCTCAGATATAAAGGTTTTACGAAAGGTCGCGGATTCAAAAATTCATCCGTCGCCATCTTGCCGGCTACGTGCGCCAAGGAATGTACCTGAATTTGCCTTTTGTAGCTACTTGCAAAATCATCCTGTATGCTAGGCTGAATCGTGCTTGAGAAAGACGAATAACTTTGCGCGGGCAAGTTCTGGGGCAATTCGTTAGGCTGAGACCATCCATCATCAATATGTCGAAGTTCCATAACTCGATGCTGAATATACTTAACTAGATCTCGTAATCTTGTCTTGCGCCAACTAGTAAAGGCTAATGTTTTATTTATCGTAATTATAGATAATGTTGCATCCAACATACGGGCACAATAATCGACCTCTGAAATCATGTCATATCGAATATCCTCCATTGTTAGGAACCAAGGTTTTTTATCTATCAACAAAGCACGACGATCAGTTGCAACCATTAATGCAAATCCACCTTCGTACTGCCCTACTACAGCGTGATTAATCATCTCGTTTGGGGCCAAAATATGACATAACTCCTTAACCTCAGGCCTAGCAAAGAAACGATTTCGCATACCTACGTTAAATAGTTGTGCATCAACTTTTTTCAAATCAATCATATCCGTACCCCTCCTTACACATATATATTCTCACTTGGGTTCAATAAATACAGTTAAGAAAGGCACAGCCTTAATGCGAGATTTATCACAAATACTACAAAATATTGCTCTTTGTGTCATAATATGTCTATGTTGGGTAATGATAGTCAACTAGAACTATTTCTTAGCCTTTTTAAGCACGGCAAGTTACTATCCTACAATAAAGGAGAGTACATAATTCGCCCTGGCGAATCACCGGAATATGTTTTCTATATTGAAAGCGGTCTTGTTAAGGCATTCAACATTAGTAAATACGGTGAAGAAAACCTCCTTATCATCAGAAAACCTCACGAAATATTTCCACTAATCTGGGCCGTTACCGGACAAGGACGGAGTATCATATACCAAGCCTTGTCTCCGACTACTGTATATAAAGTTAACCGTGAAGAATTTACCAAATTCTTGACCAGTAATACTGACGTTCTCTACCCCTTTATTGATCTTATAGTCAAACAGTACAGAATTCATTCAGAAAGAATATTAAATCTTGAGTATAGAAGCGTAAGAGAAAGACTTGTGTCGTTTATTTTAACTATGGCTATGAGATTTGGCAAAGATTGCCCTGAGGGTGTATTAATAAATGTACCCCTAAAACAACAGGATATAGCGAGCTCCATAAATGCAACACGCGAGACAACTAGTCGAGAGCTTGGTGTTCTTGAACGAAAAGGGCTAATAACCACTACTCAGGGTTATATTACTATTATTGATAAGTCAGCCCTCAAAAAGTTACTTTAGTAAAGCCTGTTCGATCTTTGCGCCTAGCTGGGCAATCGTTTTATATCCAACGCCTGTAGTAAGTATAGCGACTACAATCTTTTGGCCATTTGGCAGTTCAATTATCGCTGTATCGTGCCACTCTTTATCTTCATTCCAACCAACTTTGTTGTATACTATTGATTTTGTAAACCCAGCTGGCAAGCCTATGCGAAACTTTGAATCTTGAGATTTCATAGAATCCAGGTAAGACTTCTTTGAATTCACGCTAAGCCCCTCACCTTTCGCAATCTTTTGTAACATTATTGCTGAGTCGTTAGCAGAAGTATATAAGCCAGTTAAAGAGGTATTGATGAGTCCATAAGATTTCATCTGTTCGGTAATGGATTCTTTGCCTAATTCAGCCCACATTTTTTCTGCACATGGACTGTAAGACGCACGAATCATAGCATCTAGGCACTCGCCTCTTGTATATCCAGTAATATAAGGTTCATTAAGATCATAAGTCCCGTCATCTATCTTTTGATAACCCACGTATGCTACAAATAATTTGTATATACTTGCTGTGAAAAATTGTTGATCCCCGTTAACTTCTGCCAGCGATCGACCATTGATATCTGTTATTTTAATTGCATAGGTACCGGGATTATTTTTTATGAATTCATCGATTGTTGATTGAATATTGGGTAGCGTCTTTTCTTGACTTGATGATTCATTAGTATTACTGGTAGGTTGTTGATTAGTTGACTGATTTGTTGGCGTTGACGGACTGTGCGCCTTCTTCTTGGCTAAAAGTAACCAAGCCACTACAGCTATCATCAGTATAGCCATAAACAATACAGTACCTGAGCGAAGATGCCTTGATTTGGTGGGTTTCTGAGGCGATTCTGTATGCCGTCGATAACTTGTTTGTGGCATGTTATCTAGTATACGACAACTACACTATAGTCACAGGACAGATTTAGCTTTTAATAGATAAAAGCGTTCAAGATTGCCTTTTGCGCCACTTACTTTGCTATCGGACTTGTTAGCAATAACGAACAAATCTTTTACCCATAATTCAAAATCTTTAAGAATTTCTCTGCGCACCTTTTCGTTTTTGATGACACCTTTATTCTTAAGATTTGCGCCAGTTTCAAACTGTGGCTTAACCATAGCGACTATTGTCGCCCGTGGTGCAATTCTTTTAATATATGGTAATACCTCTCTTAGACTAATAAAGCTTACATCCATAACCACCATATCAATATTTTGTTTCGTAGAAAAACTACGTATATCGGTTTGTTCGTGTAGCTCAACCCTTTCGTTGTGACGAAGTTTTGTGTGAAGCTGATTAGTGCCAACATCAACCGCAATAACCTTTTTTGCACCATGTTGCAAAGCAAAATCCGTAAAACCCCCTGTTGAAGAGCCAACATCTAAGACTACTTTATTATTAAAGTCCAGATCAAATATCTTAGAAACAGATGCCAACTTTAAACCAGCCCTTGATACATATCGTTCATTCGCTGTAACAACCACGTTGTCGCTAGGGCTAACATAATAACTAGGTTTTATAATAATCTTCCCGTTTACCTGAACCTCTCCAAGCTTGATAAGGCTTTCGGCTTGGCTCCTTGTGGCTACCAACTTCTGCGCAACCAATGTTTGATCTAAGCGAAATTTTGTCATTACAAATCCAGTACTTTCTCCGGTGGCCAATCTAGAAGTTCGTTTATAGTATTACCTTCGGCAAGTCGCCGATTCACCTCTATAATCCCAAAAACCGAACCTTCGTCTAAATACGGTGAACTCCAGTTAAACCATCTGTCCATCATAATATCCGCAAGCTCTTCGGAACCATTAGCTTCTTCTATCTGCGTAACAAGTTCAGACTTAGTCTGATGATGATTGCTATAACCGCAACTCTCTAAATCCATGAAAAAAGATTGCTCAGTTAAACCAAGTTCGGAAGATGCAATATCTTCTGCGACATGCGCCAAACCCTCACTAGCAATCTCTTCTATCAAATTCCAGCCAGCGAACCTTTCGTATCTTGCGGCATGCGTCAATTCGTGAACCGATGCCACTACGTAGGCACCAAACTTTTTCTCAACCTTCCTTCGCCGATAATCGTCAACTCGAATAAACAAACTAAAGCCAGTTGCATCCTCATTCTCGGCAACTGCAGGATAACTATTACCACAGCGCTTTATTTGCGCAATCTTAGGCTGACTATAGTCAATGCCAATATACTCTGCCGTCTGATGAGCGAGTTCAATTGCACCTTCTACAAATGGCCTCACTAAACGTCGATGGCTTCGACGCCAGAAACAACTCTTCCAGGAAATATCTATTTCTGGGTTTGACATGCAATTATTTAATCTTTTTTACGTTCACGATATGCACCAGTTGCTGTATCGACACTAATAACGTCGCCAACCTTAATAAATGCCGGAACCTTCACCTTAACACCAGTTTCAAGCTCGGCGTCTTTCAAAACACTACTGGTCGTATCACCCTTAACTACATCCTCTGCATACGTGACTTTTAAATAAACATTCTTGGGTAGCTCCACGTTAATAATACGGCCATCAAAAAGCTGAACAATAACTTTGTCTCCTTCTTTTAGATACCCCGATTGATCACCGATCAGTTCCGAAGATACTTCAAATTGTTCATAAGTTTCATCTTCCATAAAAAAGTATATTGAACCATCACTGTACAGGTATTGGACGTTCTTATTAACGACTTCAGCGGGATCTAACTGTTCATTGCCTTTGAAGGTCTTTTCAAGAACCTTACCATCAAGCAAACTTTTTATTCGAACATTAACGATCGAACCTCCACGACCCATAACTTTCTGCGAATAGTCAATAACCTTAAAAGGCTCGCCATTAAATTGAAATAATGTTCCCTTCTTTAGGTCTGTGATTCCAAATGCCATTATTTAACCCTTTGCTACAAATGGTAATAGCGCAAGATGTCGGGCACGCTTGATTGCTCGTGCAAGATGTCGTTGCTGACTTTCGGTTAATCCAGATTTTTTCCGACCTTCAATTTGTCCATAAACATTTACATATCGCTGTAACGTCTTAAAGTCTTTGTAGTCGAAAAATGCAACTTCTTCTTTTTTTCTAAAAATTTTTGCCATTATATAAATCTCCTTACTTCTCGAATCTACCTAGATAGATATCTATTGCTGTGCGCAGTATATGTCTTTAAAATATGCCCCCTAAAATGGAATGTCGTCGAGGTTGATTGCCTCATCACTAACGTCATCCACTTCTACTGCGTCGTTATTTTTACTTGAACTATTACTTGAGCTACGTGATGACTCGTTTCCGTTAAAGTCACCAGAACCACCGCCAACAAAGTTAAAGTCTTCAACAACAACCTCTACTTTGCTTCGCTTTTGGCCATCTTGTTCCCAACTTCGTTGATCTAGACGTCCAGAAACTAAAATTGGTCGACCTTTTTGCATATATTGAGCAATAACCTCACCAGTTCTACCCCATGCCACACAGTCGATATAGCTAACTGAATCTTGCTGACTGCCATCCGAACCCTTCCAGGTGCGATTCACGGCAATCGAAAAGTTTGCTACACTCTGACCATTTGGCGTAGTCCGCACCTCTGGATCCCGTGTTAGATTGCCCATTAATATTACTTTGTTAAAACCTTTTGCCATAGCACTTCTCCCTTATACCTATTAGTGTAGTATATTTACTCCTCTGTTTCTTCTTGTGCTTGTGTATTTTCAGTTACTTGCTGAGCTTTTTTCTTTTCAGCAGTTTCTTTAAGCTCTTTTATCTTTGCTTGCTCTTTTTCGTCAATCTTAACAATTAAATATCGGATTACTTCATCTGTGATATTAAGTGTCGCTTCTATCTTTGCAAGAACTGTTGGATTAAGCTCAACTGTATAAAAAACATATACAGCTGACTCTAGTTTATTTATTGGATAGGCAAGCTTTTTTTTGCCCCAAATATCGGTGTCAACAATCTTTCCCATATTGTCATCGATAATTTTCTTGACGCGCATTTCACCCTTATCAAGATCTACTTCAAGATCCGGATGGTATAGCACAGCTAGTTCGTACTTATTCAAAACCTCTCCTTTCTTTGGGTTTGCCCACATGTCTTAAGGAACCGTGAGCAGAAAAGTTACTAACTCGTTTAGTGTACCAAACTGACCTCTGTTTGTCAAAATTAAACAGATGCTATATCATGCTGTAATGAGCCTCGTAAGCAGAAAATCAACCAAGGTTAAAAGCAGTAACAAACGAACAGTCATACTTACTCAGAAAAGAATTGCCTACATCATCGTAGGAATAGTTGGAGTATTGTTAGTGACGAATGTAATGATACACCAGATGTACAAAAACAAAACCTATCCCAAAACAATGCTAAACAATCAATTAATCGGATCACAAAATTACACAGAAATAAAATCCAAAACCAAACAGATTGTCGATCCACCTCAAAAAATAACCCTAAAGCTAGGCGATAAGTCCAAAGAGTCTACACCACACGACTTAGGGATATCAATAAACTATGATTCGATTATTAATCAAATTATACAAAATCGTGCAATTATCCCCATGATCAACCTACTAAAAACAAACAAAACATCCGCTTCTTTTAGCGCCAATACCGAAACTACAAATAAGTATCTCGAGTCAGTTCGAAAAGAACTAGAGACAAACGCCGTACCTGCTCATGTAGAGCTAGAAAACACAAAGTTCAAAGCTGTCTCAGCCAAAGCACCAATAACCCTAGATATCGATGCATCAACAAAAGCAATCACCGAGCAACTCCAT from Candidatus Nomurabacteria bacterium harbors:
- a CDS encoding TlyA family RNA methyltransferase; this encodes MTKFRLDQTLVAQKLVATRSQAESLIKLGEVQVNGKIIIKPSYYVSPSDNVVVTANERYVSRAGLKLASVSKIFDLDFNNKVVLDVGSSTGGFTDFALQHGAKKVIAVDVGTNQLHTKLRHNERVELHEQTDIRSFSTKQNIDMVVMDVSFISLREVLPYIKRIAPRATIVAMVKPQFETGANLKNKGVIKNEKVRREILKDFELWVKDLFVIANKSDSKVSGAKGNLERFYLLKAKSVL
- the efp gene encoding elongation factor P — translated: MAFGITDLKKGTLFQFNGEPFKVIDYSQKVMGRGGSIVNVRIKSLLDGKVLEKTFKGNEQLDPAEVVNKNVQYLYSDGSIYFFMEDETYEQFEVSSELIGDQSGYLKEGDKVIVQLFDGRIINVELPKNVYLKVTYAEDVVKGDTTSSVLKDAELETGVKVKVPAFIKVGDVISVDTATGAYRERKKD
- a CDS encoding 30S ribosomal protein S18; the protein is MAKIFRKKEEVAFFDYKDFKTLQRYVNVYGQIEGRKKSGLTESQQRHLARAIKRARHLALLPFVAKG
- a CDS encoding single-stranded DNA-binding protein encodes the protein MAKGFNKVILMGNLTRDPEVRTTPNGQSVANFSIAVNRTWKGSDGSQQDSVSYIDCVAWGRTGEVIAQYMQKGRPILVSGRLDQRSWEQDGQKRSKVEVVVEDFNFVGGGSGDFNGNESSRSSSNSSSKNNDAVEVDDVSDEAINLDDIPF
- the rpsF gene encoding 30S ribosomal protein S6 yields the protein MWANPKKGEVLNKYELAVLYHPDLEVDLDKGEMRVKKIIDDNMGKIVDTDIWGKKKLAYPINKLESAVYVFYTVELNPTVLAKIEATLNITDEVIRYLIVKIDEKEQAKIKELKETAEKKKAQQVTENTQAQEETEE